The Pseudoxanthomonas sp. Root65 sequence GGTTCGCCTTGCGCGTCCTTGCGGCGGTCGTGTTCGAACTGCATGTGGTCGTATTCGAACAGGCCCAGCAGCTGCGGCGCGTCGGCGGCAGCCTGCAACTGCTGCGTGTTCGTGACGTAGGCGCCCTGCGGATGCGCCTGCTGCCACTCGGCGACGAGGTTGCGGCCGTCCAGGCGCTGGCCGACCTTGTCGTCTTCTTCCGGATCGCGCATATCGACCGGCAGGAACTCGCCGCGTCCGCCCCCGAGCGCCACGGTGGGCCCGTGGCCGAAACGCGCGGCGGCCAGCAACTGCTGCGCGATGTCCTTGCAGCCGGCCTCGGTGGCCTCCGGTGGCAGGTCGGTGTCGTTTTCCCAGTCGCGATGCGAAACGTGCGCGTACGTCGCCGCCGGCGTGGCATGGGTGATGCGCGCCGTGGTGACGATGCCGGTGGCCAGGCCGGCGCTGTCGGCCAGCATCAGCCAACTGAGCAGGTCCTTGCTGCCGTCGGGCGTGCATTCGCCCTTGTGGCCGGCGGCCACGCCGATGGCGCCCATGTGCGACTTCACGCCGCTGGCGATGGCGGTCATGGTGCCGGCGGAGTCGGGCGTCTGCGAATCGGTGTTGTAGGTCTTGCTGAAGGCAGTGTGCGGGAAGTGTTCCCAGCTCAACAGGTTCTCTTCGCCCGGCATGCCTTTGCGCTGGCCTTCGAAGATGCGCGCAGCGGCCACCGTGGTCAGGCTCATGCCATCACCGAGGAAGACGATGACGTTCTTCGCCTTGCCCTGCATCGCGCCATGGGCGGCGGCTTTCGCCGCACCGTTCCGATACCACCAGTGCGGGGTTTCGCCCTGGGGATGGGCGACCGAGGGAACGTCGACGTGGAATGCGGTGGCACGCGAGGCCGAAGGGGCGGTCGAAGTGCTGGCGCAACCGGCCAGCGATGCGGTCAGCAGGGTAATCAGGAACGGGTGCAGCCGGCGCATCGGGTGTCCTCGTGTGGCATGGCGGTCTTCGTTGATGACGCGACAATGGGCCTCGACCTCATCCCGCCTGGCACCGCCAAGCGCAAGCCAACGTCATCAGGATCGGGGAGCGGACCAAGCACGCAATTATGCCCTCGCCCCAGTGTCCTGTTCATGACACCCGGCATTCCGTGTGGAGGGTCGCTGCATGCAAGGGCTTGGGCTAAGGTGGCGCGTCCACTCCTGTGAGTCGTCCGGATGAAGCTGGTCTCGGCCTGGTTGAAGATCCCGTTCTGGCAGCGCGTCGTCGCCGGCTTCGTGCTGGGTGCGCTGGCGGGCTGGCTGATGGGGCCGGCCGCGGGCGTCTGGCTCAAGCCGCTGGGCGACCTGTACGTCACGCTGATCAAGATGATCGCGGTACCGCTGGTGTTCTTCGCGGTGATCAACGCCGTGTCCAGCCTGCACGGGCAGAAGTCGGTCGCCGCGCTCGGCGGGCGCACGTTCCTGTGGTTCGCGATCACCGCCGCGCTGGCAGTGTGCGTCGGACTGTCGGTGGGCTGGATCGTGCAGCCCGGCAAGGGACTGACGGGCCTGATGATGGCGCCGGACTACCAGGTGCGCGAGGTGCCCACGCCCGTGCAGGTGCTGCTGGACATCGTGCCGGCCAACCCGTTCAAGGCGCTGACCGAGGGCAAGATCCTCCAGGTCATCTTCTTCGCCGGCCTGGTGGGGTTCGCGCTGGTCAAGCTGGGCGAGCGCAGTGCCGGCCTGCGCAAGCTGGCCGGCGAGGCCAGCGACACCATGGTGCAGGTCACGCGCTTCGTGCTGGAAATGACCCCGATCGGCACGTTCGGCCTGATCGGCAGCCTGGTCGGCACGTACGGCTTCGAGAAGCTGCTGCCGCTGGGCAGCTACATCGGCGCGCTGTACGTGGCGTGCGCGCTGCATATCGTGGTGGTGTACGGCAGCCTGCTGCTGGCGCACGGCCTGAACCCGTGGAAGTTCTTCCGCGGCGCCGCGCCGGGCATGCAGGTGGCGTTCGCCAGTTCCTCCAGTTTCGCATCCATGCCGGTGGCGCTGCGCAGCGTCACCCACAACCTGGGCGTGGACAAGGACTACGCCGCGTTCGCCGTGCCGCTCGGCGCCAGCATCAAGATGGACGGCTGCGGCGCGATCTATCCGGCGCTCACGTCGATCTTCGTGGCGCAGTACTTCGGGCTGGACCTGTCGGTGAACCAGTACTTCGTCATCCTGCTGGCGTCGGTGCTGGGCAGCTTCGGCACGGCAGGCGTGCCGGGAACGGCGACGGTGATGGTGACGCTGGTGCTGAGCGCGGCGGGCCTGCCGCTGGAAGGCATCGGCCTGCTGGTCGCGATCGACCGCATCCTCGACATGATGCGCACGATGACCAATGTCACCGGCCAGATGCTGGTGCCGGTGCTGGTGGCGAAGGAGACCGGCCTGCTGGATCGGGAGATCTACGAGCGCGCGTCCAGCGATGTCGGGCTCGCGGACGAGGCGACCCCCGCGCGATGAGCGGCGTCGAGGCGGTCGAAATGGTCGAATCGTTCCCCGATGTGCCGACCTATCGCCGGCTCCGCGTGCAGACAGGCTTGTCGCCGAAGTCGCAGGACGCCGCGACGCGTGGTCTTGCGAACACGCTGTACGGCGTCAGTCTGGTGCGCGACGCCGAGGTGATCGGCATGGGCCGGGTGATCGGCGACAATGGCACGGTGTTCGCCATCGTGGACATCGCCGTCCGGCGCGATCATCAGGGTCGAGGACTGGGCAAGCGCATCATGGCGGCGCTGGATGCGTGGCTGCGCGCCCATGCGCCCGAATCGGCCTACGTCATGCTGATTGCGGACGGCGATGCCCGCCATCTCTACGCGCAGTTCGGCTTCACCGATACCGCGCCCGCGTCCATCAGCATGGCCTACGTGGCGCGCGGGCCCGACACCAGGGCCTAGGCGGTGGCGTCGCGCGCGCCGCGCGACACCCACCAGGCGAACACCGCCGCGGTGATGAACATCAGCAGGCTGTAGACCGCCGCCGGCACCGAGATGGTGGGGTTCTGCAGCACGTTGAGCGCGATGAAGATCGCCAGCGTGCCGTTGTGGATGCCGATCTCCATGGCGATGGCGATGGCCTGCTTCTTCGGCAGCCGCAAGGCCAGCGGCGCCGCATAGCCGGCGCCCATGCTGGCGAGGTTGAACAGCAGGCAGGCCAGGCCGACGATGGCGAAGTAGGTGGTCAGCGTCTTCCATTCCTGCGCGACCGCCGCGACCACCAGCAGCGCCAGCACCAGCACGGAGAGCAGACGGATGGGCTTTTCCGCACGCGCGGCGAAGCCGGGCGCCTTCGCCCGCAACAGCATGCCGATGGCCACCGGCAGCAGGATGATGGCGGCCACCTCGACCACCTTCTTGGTCGGCGGCGGGACGTACTGGCCGGCGCCGAGGAAGTACTCCAGTGACAGGTTGAGGATCACCGGCAGCGTCAGCAGGCACAGCAGGCTGTTGATCGCGGTGAGCGTGATGTTCAGCGCCACGTCGCCGCGGGCGAGATGGCTGTAGATGTTGGCGGTGGCGCCGCCAGGCGAGGCCGCCAGCAGCATCAGGCCCACCGCCAGTTCCGCAGGCAGGCCGAAGACCAGCGCCAGGCCGAACGCGACCCAGGGCAGCACCAGCGTCTGCAGCGCCAGGCCGATCAACACCGCGCGTGGATAGCGCGCGACGCGACGGAAATCGTCGAGCGTCAGTCCCAGCCCCAGCCCCAGCATGATGATGCCCAGGGCCAACGGCAGCAGCAGATTGGTCAACAGTGAAGCCTGCATCGCGTACGACTCCCCTTCGGCGCAACGGACAGGTGGTGCGCGTTCAACAGCGCATGCGCCGGAGGATGGCGGCTAGGCGGTATCCAGTGCAAGTTGCGGCGCACCGCGATGGCGGGACAGCATAAAGGCCGCACGAGGCGGCCTTCTGCTTGTGTTCGACACGGGTGGCGTGCGTTACATCGCGACGCGGCGGCCGCTCAGGTAGCGGTTGGCCCAGTAGCCGGTGAGCAGGCTGTCCACGCGCACGTCCTTGCCGCGGCTGGGCGAATGCAGGAAGCGGCCTTCGCCCACGTAGATGCCCACGTGGTTCACCCGGCCCTTCAATCCGAAGAACACCAGATCGCCCTGGCGGAGTTCCTCGCGGGCGGCGACCAGTTCGGCATCGGCCTTGCTGGCCATGTCGCGGGAGACGC is a genomic window containing:
- a CDS encoding alkaline phosphatase, which codes for MRRLHPFLITLLTASLAGCASTSTAPSASRATAFHVDVPSVAHPQGETPHWWYRNGAAKAAAHGAMQGKAKNVIVFLGDGMSLTTVAAARIFEGQRKGMPGEENLLSWEHFPHTAFSKTYNTDSQTPDSAGTMTAIASGVKSHMGAIGVAAGHKGECTPDGSKDLLSWLMLADSAGLATGIVTTARITHATPAATYAHVSHRDWENDTDLPPEATEAGCKDIAQQLLAAARFGHGPTVALGGGRGEFLPVDMRDPEEDDKVGQRLDGRNLVAEWQQAHPQGAYVTNTQQLQAAADAPQLLGLFEYDHMQFEHDRRKDAQGEPSLADLTRTAIRTLSRKPEGFVLLVEGARIDHANHYGNAYRALDETVAMSDAVQAAVEATSRDDTLILVTADHSHTLNFVGYPVRGNPILGKVRGQGGEDDTPGDLARDQNGQTFTTLTYANGPGYTGASNRQPAGPKHFLHAPSSVEPSEGRPDLSQVDTEHPDYLQEALVPLKSESHGGEDVGIWAIGPGSDAFRGTLEQNAIYHVIVQATPKLRARLCAAGTCDANGVPVELPRPVDFEKK
- a CDS encoding dicarboxylate/amino acid:cation symporter, with the protein product MKLVSAWLKIPFWQRVVAGFVLGALAGWLMGPAAGVWLKPLGDLYVTLIKMIAVPLVFFAVINAVSSLHGQKSVAALGGRTFLWFAITAALAVCVGLSVGWIVQPGKGLTGLMMAPDYQVREVPTPVQVLLDIVPANPFKALTEGKILQVIFFAGLVGFALVKLGERSAGLRKLAGEASDTMVQVTRFVLEMTPIGTFGLIGSLVGTYGFEKLLPLGSYIGALYVACALHIVVVYGSLLLAHGLNPWKFFRGAAPGMQVAFASSSSFASMPVALRSVTHNLGVDKDYAAFAVPLGASIKMDGCGAIYPALTSIFVAQYFGLDLSVNQYFVILLASVLGSFGTAGVPGTATVMVTLVLSAAGLPLEGIGLLVAIDRILDMMRTMTNVTGQMLVPVLVAKETGLLDREIYERASSDVGLADEATPAR
- a CDS encoding GNAT family N-acetyltransferase encodes the protein MSGVEAVEMVESFPDVPTYRRLRVQTGLSPKSQDAATRGLANTLYGVSLVRDAEVIGMGRVIGDNGTVFAIVDIAVRRDHQGRGLGKRIMAALDAWLRAHAPESAYVMLIADGDARHLYAQFGFTDTAPASISMAYVARGPDTRA
- a CDS encoding bile acid:sodium symporter family protein, yielding MTNLLLPLALGIIMLGLGLGLTLDDFRRVARYPRAVLIGLALQTLVLPWVAFGLALVFGLPAELAVGLMLLAASPGGATANIYSHLARGDVALNITLTAINSLLCLLTLPVILNLSLEYFLGAGQYVPPPTKKVVEVAAIILLPVAIGMLLRAKAPGFAARAEKPIRLLSVLVLALLVVAAVAQEWKTLTTYFAIVGLACLLFNLASMGAGYAAPLALRLPKKQAIAIAMEIGIHNGTLAIFIALNVLQNPTISVPAAVYSLLMFITAAVFAWWVSRGARDATA